One stretch of Leadbetterella byssophila DSM 17132 DNA includes these proteins:
- a CDS encoding TonB-dependent receptor, with product MRLLLFFLLAFQLTYAHKGTLSGIVKETDTDKPLPGATLLIQGKYAVSNDFGQFVFRDLESGASDLVVSAIGYHTQKVLVELIEDENTNLTLHLQRSNVSLEEIKINSVSPHKLNLISHLDIQVRPIQNSQEILRFVPGLLMGQHAGGGKAEQIFLRGFDIDHGTDILLSADGMPVNMVSHAHGQGYADLHFLIPELIESVSFQKGMYHADKGNFSTAGWVDFKTKNVLDRNIFKAEVGQFNTYRGLGALNILKKENQSAYMAGEYQYSDAYFDAPQKFNRYNFLSKYHVHWKNTSFNLSASTFGSTWNHSGQIPERAVASGMIGFFGAIDPTEGGETHRTNVNLQTSTLTSNHHIFKNQVYYTHYDFLLYSNFTFFLENPEFGDQIKQKENRNLFGYNGSYHIPHGKGEFSAGLNYRQDLTKDSELSNTHNKTQVLNAIMLGDIREANLGIYVDETFDLNAQWKLNLGLRYDYFFNRYLDHLDKGGKTSAGILLPKVNVYYSPTSTLQFYFNSGKGFHSNDTRVAVPQNGKEVLPAAYGTDLGVNAKLAPRLFVNAAYWNLWLDQEFVYVGDAGIVEPSGKTWRQGLDLSLRYELGKNLFLDTDLNWTRPRALEEEDHYIPLAPIFTSMGGLTYKRKEGLNGSLRYRYVADRPANEDNSIIAKGYFINDLQINYTKPSYQIGLSIQNLFDQRWKETQFNTLSRLRDEAEPVEEIHFTPGTPFSAKLSFSLFF from the coding sequence ATGCGATTACTCTTATTTTTCTTATTAGCTTTTCAACTCACCTACGCTCACAAAGGGACGCTTTCTGGTATCGTTAAAGAGACGGATACAGATAAACCTCTTCCAGGTGCTACCCTACTCATCCAGGGAAAATATGCCGTTAGTAATGATTTTGGACAGTTTGTCTTCCGAGATTTAGAAAGTGGAGCATCTGATTTAGTCGTTTCCGCTATAGGTTATCATACTCAAAAGGTTCTTGTGGAACTGATAGAAGATGAGAATACAAATCTCACCTTACATCTACAACGTTCTAATGTCTCCTTAGAAGAAATAAAGATCAATTCGGTTTCTCCTCATAAATTGAACCTTATTTCCCATTTGGATATTCAGGTTCGGCCTATCCAAAACTCTCAAGAGATCCTTCGTTTCGTACCTGGACTTTTGATGGGGCAACATGCCGGAGGCGGTAAAGCAGAACAGATCTTCCTTCGTGGTTTTGATATTGATCACGGAACAGATATCCTGCTCTCTGCTGACGGAATGCCGGTAAATATGGTATCTCATGCCCATGGACAAGGCTACGCAGATCTACATTTCTTGATACCTGAACTGATAGAAAGCGTTTCTTTTCAGAAAGGAATGTACCATGCGGATAAAGGCAACTTCAGCACGGCCGGTTGGGTAGACTTCAAAACCAAAAACGTTTTAGACCGTAATATCTTTAAAGCAGAGGTAGGACAGTTCAATACTTACCGCGGTCTAGGAGCTTTGAACATTCTGAAAAAAGAGAATCAATCCGCCTATATGGCTGGAGAATATCAATATTCCGATGCTTATTTTGATGCTCCACAGAAATTCAATCGATATAATTTCTTGAGCAAATATCATGTTCATTGGAAGAATACCTCCTTCAATTTGTCTGCTAGTACTTTTGGAAGCACTTGGAATCACTCCGGACAAATTCCTGAACGTGCGGTAGCATCAGGCATGATAGGATTCTTTGGAGCCATAGATCCTACAGAAGGAGGAGAAACCCATCGGACCAATGTGAATTTGCAAACCTCTACCCTTACATCCAATCATCACATTTTTAAGAATCAAGTGTACTATACGCACTATGATTTCTTATTGTATTCCAACTTCACTTTCTTCCTGGAGAATCCTGAATTTGGGGATCAAATCAAACAAAAGGAGAATAGAAACCTTTTTGGCTACAATGGTAGTTACCATATACCTCATGGTAAAGGAGAATTTAGCGCAGGTTTGAATTACCGCCAAGACCTGACAAAGGATTCAGAATTAAGTAACACCCACAACAAAACCCAGGTGCTGAATGCCATCATGTTAGGCGATATTCGTGAAGCTAATCTAGGCATCTATGTAGACGAAACCTTTGATCTTAATGCTCAATGGAAACTGAATTTGGGATTGAGATACGATTACTTTTTCAATAGATATCTGGATCATTTAGATAAAGGAGGCAAAACGTCAGCAGGAATTCTACTGCCAAAGGTGAATGTGTACTACTCTCCCACCTCTACTCTACAATTTTATTTCAATTCAGGTAAAGGTTTCCATTCCAACGATACCCGTGTAGCTGTTCCTCAGAACGGCAAAGAAGTGTTACCAGCCGCCTACGGCACTGATTTAGGAGTGAATGCTAAACTTGCCCCACGCCTATTTGTAAATGCGGCGTATTGGAACTTATGGTTAGATCAGGAGTTCGTTTACGTAGGAGATGCGGGAATTGTGGAACCATCTGGCAAGACTTGGCGACAAGGCCTTGATCTTTCTCTTCGATATGAGCTAGGCAAAAATCTCTTTTTGGACACAGACCTGAATTGGACCAGACCTAGAGCATTAGAAGAAGAGGATCACTACATTCCCCTTGCTCCCATCTTCACTAGCATGGGTGGATTAACTTATAAGCGAAAAGAGGGTCTTAATGGAAGTTTACGCTATAGGTACGTGGCAGATCGACCTGCAAATGAAGATAACAGCATCATAGCCAAAGGTTACTTCATTAATGATCTTCAGATTAATTATACAAAACCTTCCTACCAAATAGGATTGAGTATACAGAACCTATTTGATCAGCGTTGGAAAGAGACACAATTCAATACCCTGTCCCGACTCAGAGATGAAGCGGAACCGGTAGAAGAAATTCATTTCACTCCGGGTACACCGTTCTCCGCAAAACTGAGTTTTAGTTTATTCTTTTAA
- a CDS encoding tetratricopeptide repeat protein, translating into MKRLVLSAFGAFMAVGAVAQDAVQEMTCKTLRDDVAKHIKNTENAKKSTKSATWLDLGSSYLTLAQSCPSDSSSAVKAEEAFKKALEVENAAGGKKAKDIEAKLKSPELASAYLMQGAGYYNSKNYKKAAEFFSKSSEISPKDTTAALYAGIAEQLLENNAGALKHLNNFIANGGKDASVFYSVAQIYKADKKFDEAVQVLQKGMEVNPTNSDLPNELINVYLQSNNIDKAISDLEGLVKKDPNNLTNMTNLGLIYDSKANDLGSKINKIDDQLRKFDTDKDEKKLMAEQDKLAAYDSEIANLNARIKKEPKNAASLKKRIAEVTADKLSIEKGVEELAGAIQAKKNEAAGATGLKAEKEQLAVQQKDAKSKAANYYQKVLEKDPNNFDVLYNLAVMNYNEGVEIKKVVDYMDIATYRREGKAVEEKACAQFAISKPYFERASKVKPDDDVVKESLNNVIKILEQCGK; encoded by the coding sequence ATGAAAAGACTAGTTTTAAGTGCATTTGGTGCCTTCATGGCAGTAGGTGCAGTGGCTCAGGACGCAGTGCAAGAAATGACTTGTAAGACACTGCGTGATGATGTAGCCAAACATATTAAGAACACGGAGAACGCGAAGAAAAGTACTAAAAGTGCAACTTGGTTAGATTTAGGATCTTCTTACTTGACCCTTGCACAATCCTGTCCAAGTGATTCTTCTTCAGCTGTTAAAGCAGAAGAAGCATTCAAAAAAGCTTTGGAAGTAGAGAACGCTGCAGGTGGCAAAAAAGCCAAGGATATCGAGGCGAAACTAAAAAGCCCTGAATTGGCATCTGCTTACTTGATGCAAGGTGCCGGATATTATAACAGCAAGAACTACAAAAAAGCAGCTGAATTTTTCTCAAAAAGCTCTGAAATCAGCCCTAAAGATACCACTGCAGCTTTGTATGCAGGTATCGCCGAGCAATTGCTTGAAAATAATGCCGGAGCACTTAAGCACTTGAATAATTTCATCGCTAACGGTGGTAAAGACGCAAGCGTATTCTACAGCGTAGCACAGATCTACAAAGCAGACAAGAAATTTGATGAGGCCGTTCAAGTCCTTCAAAAAGGTATGGAAGTTAACCCAACTAACTCTGACCTGCCTAATGAATTGATCAACGTTTATTTACAATCTAACAACATTGACAAAGCCATTTCTGACCTTGAAGGTTTAGTTAAGAAAGATCCAAATAACTTGACCAACATGACTAACCTAGGTTTGATCTACGATTCAAAAGCTAATGATTTAGGAAGTAAAATCAACAAAATCGACGATCAACTACGTAAGTTTGACACGGACAAAGACGAGAAGAAATTAATGGCTGAGCAAGATAAGTTAGCTGCTTATGATTCTGAGATTGCTAACCTAAATGCAAGAATCAAAAAAGAACCTAAAAACGCTGCTTCTCTTAAGAAAAGAATTGCCGAAGTAACTGCTGATAAATTAAGCATCGAAAAAGGTGTTGAAGAATTAGCAGGTGCCATCCAAGCAAAGAAAAACGAAGCAGCTGGTGCAACAGGCCTGAAAGCTGAAAAAGAACAATTAGCTGTTCAACAAAAAGATGCTAAATCAAAAGCTGCTAACTACTACCAAAAAGTTCTAGAGAAAGATCCAAATAACTTTGACGTACTTTATAACCTTGCGGTTATGAACTACAACGAAGGGGTTGAAATCAAGAAAGTGGTAGATTACATGGATATTGCTACTTATAGAAGAGAAGGTAAAGCAGTTGAAGAAAAAGCATGTGCTCAGTTCGCCATCTCAAAACCGTATTTCGAAAGAGCTTCTAAAGTTAAACCTGATGACGATGTAGTTAAGGAAAGCCTTAATAACGTAATCAAGATTTTAGAACAGTGCGGAAAATAA
- a CDS encoding ligand-binding sensor domain-containing protein — translation MIKLVSLVLILTLNFSCTDTREGEGSEPVSLVTTDSLKFTSAIRAIFQDSKGNYWIGSHNEGVSLYNGKAFVYFTTNQGLSDNQIRSIQEDKDGKIWFGTAKGISVYHKGKFTNYPSKNNNPIVDWNKTKGDSWFYAWEEDGINRFDGINMNYLIFPKPESKNSDRSYGVTGMSKGQDGRLWIATYSALFSYDGKTVNVFDAKKLNLKDNQQLHIRSVLADSKGRIWIGNNGIGVLLMEGNSTFNFSEKNHLIDPTSTRRGDHKSPPGTLEHPFAMEEDSEGNIWFGDVHTGAWRYDGKAFTNYSVSNKPMIWTIYKDHKGHLLFGTADGKIFKFNGKTFEKYF, via the coding sequence ATGATCAAGTTGGTAAGCCTAGTACTCATATTGACACTCAACTTTTCTTGTACTGATACAAGAGAAGGGGAAGGGAGCGAGCCTGTGTCGCTTGTAACCACCGACTCCCTAAAATTTACTTCTGCCATACGCGCTATCTTTCAGGACAGTAAAGGCAATTATTGGATTGGAAGTCATAATGAAGGGGTAAGTTTATATAATGGGAAAGCATTTGTATACTTTACAACAAATCAAGGTTTGTCTGACAATCAAATCCGTTCCATCCAAGAAGATAAAGATGGGAAAATTTGGTTCGGTACAGCAAAGGGAATAAGTGTATACCACAAGGGAAAGTTTACTAATTATCCCTCAAAAAATAACAATCCAATAGTGGATTGGAACAAGACAAAGGGGGATTCATGGTTTTATGCCTGGGAGGAAGACGGGATAAATCGCTTTGACGGCATAAATATGAACTACCTGATATTCCCCAAGCCTGAAAGTAAGAATTCAGATCGTTCATATGGTGTTACGGGTATGTCAAAAGGTCAGGATGGTAGATTGTGGATAGCGACTTATTCCGCGCTGTTCAGTTATGATGGCAAAACGGTGAACGTCTTTGACGCTAAAAAATTGAACCTAAAGGATAATCAACAATTGCATATAAGAAGTGTATTAGCAGATTCAAAGGGAAGAATTTGGATAGGAAATAATGGGATTGGCGTCTTGCTTATGGAAGGAAATTCCACCTTTAATTTTTCTGAAAAGAATCATTTAATTGATCCAACAAGCACTAGGAGAGGGGATCATAAATCACCTCCGGGTACGCTTGAACACCCCTTTGCTATGGAAGAAGATTCTGAAGGCAATATCTGGTTTGGAGATGTACATACGGGAGCTTGGAGATATGACGGTAAAGCGTTTACCAACTATTCCGTTAGCAACAAGCCCATGATTTGGACTATATATAAAGACCACAAAGGCCATTTGCTATTTGGAACGGCAGATGGAAAGATTTTTAAGTTTAACGGAAAAACGTTTGAAAAGTATTTTTAA
- the trmD gene encoding tRNA (guanosine(37)-N1)-methyltransferase TrmD, which translates to MRIDIVSCQPGLVEGFLSQSIVKNAMEAGKVTIEMHDIRTYGIGNYRQIDDYQYGGGAGMVLMAEPLAKLIRDLQARHTYDEIIYMTPDGETFQQKIANRLSLKNGIMIICGHYKGIDQRIRDMFVTMEISIGDYVLSGGEIAAAVVTDAIVRLIPGVINDETSALTDSFQDNLLAPPVYTRPADFEGHKVPEILLSGNDKLIQEWRLEKSIERTQERRPDLLDK; encoded by the coding sequence ATGAGAATAGATATTGTAAGTTGTCAACCCGGCTTAGTGGAAGGATTCCTTAGCCAATCCATCGTTAAAAATGCCATGGAGGCTGGAAAGGTGACCATAGAGATGCACGATATTCGCACATATGGGATAGGAAACTATAGGCAAATTGACGATTACCAATACGGAGGAGGAGCAGGCATGGTTTTGATGGCAGAACCATTAGCTAAATTAATCCGAGATCTGCAGGCCCGTCATACCTATGATGAAATCATCTATATGACCCCGGATGGGGAGACTTTCCAACAAAAAATAGCCAACCGCCTATCCCTCAAAAACGGAATCATGATCATCTGTGGCCATTACAAGGGCATAGATCAGCGCATCAGAGACATGTTTGTTACTATGGAAATTTCTATAGGGGATTATGTACTTTCTGGCGGTGAAATAGCTGCAGCAGTCGTTACTGACGCTATAGTAAGATTGATTCCAGGCGTCATCAATGACGAAACTTCAGCCTTAACTGACTCTTTCCAGGATAACCTGTTGGCACCACCGGTATACACCCGTCCGGCCGACTTTGAAGGGCATAAAGTTCCGGAGATATTATTGTCCGGAAACGATAAACTCATCCAGGAATGGAGGCTGGAAAAATCCATAGAAAGAACCCAGGAAAGGCGCCCTGATTTATTGGATAAATGA
- a CDS encoding 30S ribosomal protein S16 codes for MAVKIRLARRGRKKHPIYDIVVADSRSPRDGRFIEKLGQYNPHTTPATISLKEDRALYWTQVGAQPTDTTRKILSVKGIMYKKHLQIGVEKGAITQEQADAKFQKWVDEKAAARQEKLAKLASGKDAAKQAVLEAERKKKEEMIEARKKAEAALLAEATEEASEEAPAEEETPAEGETSTEE; via the coding sequence ATGGCAGTTAAAATTAGATTAGCAAGAAGAGGTCGTAAAAAACATCCTATTTATGACATCGTTGTTGCAGACTCTCGTTCACCACGTGATGGTAGATTTATCGAGAAATTAGGGCAATACAACCCTCACACTACGCCTGCTACTATCTCTTTGAAAGAAGATAGAGCTTTGTATTGGACACAAGTAGGTGCTCAACCTACAGATACTACTCGCAAGATTCTTAGCGTGAAAGGTATCATGTACAAAAAACACTTACAAATCGGTGTAGAGAAAGGTGCCATTACTCAAGAGCAAGCTGATGCTAAATTCCAGAAATGGGTGGATGAGAAAGCAGCAGCTAGACAAGAGAAATTAGCTAAATTAGCTAGTGGTAAAGATGCTGCTAAACAAGCAGTTCTAGAAGCTGAGCGTAAGAAGAAAGAAGAGATGATCGAAGCTAGAAAAAAAGCTGAGGCCGCTCTTTTAGCTGAAGCTACTGAAGAGGCATCTGAAGAAGCACCAGCAGAGGAGGAAACTCCTGCTGAAGGAGAAACTTCAACTGAAGAATAA
- the gyrA gene encoding DNA gyrase subunit A codes for MAENNENAEWGGSIIPINIEDEMRGAYIDYSMSVIVSRALPDVRDGFKPVHRRVLFGMSELGVYHNRPYKKSARIVGEVLGKYHPHGDSSVYDTMVRMAQDWSLRYPLVDGQGNFGSVDGDSPAAMRYTEARLRRIAEEMLADINKETVDFRGNFDDSLQEPTVLPSRIPNLLLNGTSGIAVGMATNMAPHNLSEVTEGITAYIDNPEITIEELMHFIKAPDFPTGGIIYGYGGVKAAFETGRGRVVIRSVANFEVSKTGKEQIVVTEIPYLVNKAAMIEKTAELVNDKKIEGISGIRDESDRQGLRIVYDLKKDAVPNVVLNNLYKYTQLQTSFSINNVALVHGKPETLNLKQLIEHYVKHRLDVITRRTQYDLREAEKRAHILEGLLIALDHLDEVISLIRSSKDPDEARNGLMEKFALSEIQARAILDMRLQRLTGLERDKITEEYKQIKALIEELNAILASEEKKKDLIKADLLDIKTKYGDERRSKIEMVGGEFNIEDMIPDDEMLVTVTSQGYIKRTNLSEYKSQSRGGTGSRGVKTKDDDYTEHLFMATNHNYLLFFTEKGRLYWLRVFEVPEGNKTSKGRAIQNLINIESDDKIRAVLNVKTLSDEDYIKNNYIVMCTQNGIVKKTLLEMYSRPRQNGIIAININEGDQLIDVALTNGNDYIIIAAGQGKAVRFHESGIRPMGRGATGVKGISLAEDDKAIGMICVNRPDAQLLVVSEKGYGKRSDIEDYRITSRGAKGVKTLNMSEKVGNLVAIKEVTDEDDLMIITTRGIAIRMHVSDLRVMGRNTQGVRLIKLNDKDGIASITRIIREEDEEENAEEGGETPTAAE; via the coding sequence ATGGCAGAAAATAATGAGAATGCCGAATGGGGAGGATCTATAATCCCTATTAACATTGAAGATGAAATGCGTGGAGCCTACATTGACTATTCCATGTCAGTGATTGTTTCCCGCGCCTTGCCTGATGTCCGCGACGGTTTTAAACCTGTACACCGCAGAGTGCTGTTTGGTATGTCGGAATTAGGCGTTTACCACAATAGACCTTACAAAAAATCAGCCAGGATAGTAGGGGAGGTATTAGGTAAATACCACCCGCACGGTGACTCTTCCGTGTATGACACCATGGTTCGTATGGCCCAGGACTGGTCTTTGCGTTACCCATTGGTAGACGGTCAAGGTAACTTCGGTTCCGTGGACGGTGACTCACCGGCCGCCATGCGTTATACTGAGGCTCGTTTGCGCAGAATCGCAGAAGAGATGCTGGCAGATATCAACAAAGAAACCGTTGATTTCCGTGGCAACTTTGATGACTCCCTACAGGAACCTACCGTTTTACCTTCACGTATTCCAAACCTGCTTTTGAACGGTACTTCCGGTATCGCAGTAGGTATGGCTACAAACATGGCTCCTCATAACCTGAGTGAAGTCACAGAAGGTATTACCGCATATATTGATAATCCGGAAATCACTATAGAAGAATTGATGCATTTCATCAAAGCTCCTGATTTCCCTACCGGCGGTATCATTTACGGATATGGTGGAGTTAAAGCCGCTTTTGAAACCGGTAGAGGCAGAGTAGTGATTCGTTCTGTAGCGAATTTTGAAGTTTCCAAAACAGGAAAAGAACAAATCGTAGTTACAGAAATCCCTTACTTGGTCAATAAGGCCGCCATGATTGAAAAGACGGCGGAATTAGTAAACGATAAGAAGATAGAAGGTATCTCAGGCATACGTGATGAGTCTGACCGTCAAGGACTTCGTATCGTTTATGACTTGAAAAAGGATGCAGTTCCGAACGTGGTATTAAATAACCTTTACAAGTATACTCAGCTTCAGACATCCTTCAGTATCAATAACGTAGCTCTAGTTCACGGTAAGCCTGAAACGCTTAACCTGAAACAATTGATCGAGCACTATGTGAAACACCGTTTGGATGTTATAACCCGTAGAACTCAGTATGATCTAAGAGAGGCGGAAAAAAGAGCACATATCTTAGAAGGTTTGTTGATCGCCTTAGATCATTTGGATGAAGTGATCAGCTTGATCAGAAGTTCCAAAGATCCAGACGAAGCTAGAAATGGCTTGATGGAGAAATTTGCCCTAAGTGAGATCCAAGCCAGAGCTATCTTGGACATGAGGTTACAACGCCTCACAGGTCTGGAAAGAGATAAGATCACGGAAGAATACAAGCAAATCAAGGCCTTGATTGAAGAATTAAACGCTATTTTGGCTTCTGAAGAGAAGAAAAAAGATTTGATCAAAGCAGATCTTTTGGATATCAAAACCAAATATGGCGACGAAAGACGCTCTAAAATTGAAATGGTAGGAGGCGAGTTCAACATCGAGGATATGATTCCTGATGATGAAATGCTTGTAACCGTAACCAGTCAAGGTTATATCAAAAGAACCAACCTTTCCGAATACAAGAGCCAAAGTAGAGGAGGTACCGGATCCAGAGGTGTGAAAACGAAGGATGACGACTACACCGAACACTTGTTCATGGCCACTAACCATAACTACTTATTGTTCTTCACGGAAAAAGGTAGATTGTATTGGTTGCGTGTGTTCGAAGTACCGGAAGGAAATAAAACTTCTAAAGGTAGAGCCATCCAAAACCTGATCAACATCGAATCTGACGATAAGATCCGTGCGGTATTGAATGTTAAAACCTTATCTGACGAGGATTACATCAAGAATAACTATATCGTTATGTGTACTCAGAACGGTATTGTGAAGAAAACTTTGCTTGAAATGTACTCTCGTCCAAGACAAAACGGTATAATTGCCATTAATATCAACGAAGGTGACCAACTCATCGACGTGGCTTTGACAAATGGAAATGATTATATTATCATTGCTGCCGGTCAAGGTAAAGCCGTGAGATTCCATGAATCAGGCATTCGTCCTATGGGTAGAGGTGCTACAGGAGTTAAAGGTATTAGCCTTGCGGAAGACGATAAAGCCATAGGAATGATCTGTGTGAATCGTCCGGATGCACAATTACTAGTAGTATCTGAGAAGGGCTATGGTAAACGTTCGGATATTGAGGATTATCGTATCACTTCTAGAGGTGCCAAAGGGGTTAAGACACTTAACATGAGTGAGAAAGTAGGTAACCTGGTAGCCATCAAAGAAGTGACAGACGAAGATGATTTGATGATCATTACTACGAGAGGTATAGCTATCCGTATGCACGTGTCTGACTTAAGGGTTATGGGACGTAATACTCAAGGAGTAAGATTGATCAAACTAAATGACAAGGACGGCATTGCTTCTATTACCCGCATCATCCGAGAAGAAGATGAAGAAGAGAACGCAGAAGAAGGAGGTGAAACCCCTACAGCCGCAGAATAA
- a CDS encoding DUF4159 domain-containing protein, with amino-acid sequence MKKLLILLLLPFLSSAQLKIAKLKYGGGGDWYANKTALPNLIKFFNQNLKGNIYPEEDIVEVGDRKIFQYPYIYMTGHGNVVFTPREAENLRNYLLSGGFLHIDDNYGMNEFIRREMKKVFPEYNFVELPFNHPIYHQKYSFPNGIPKIHEHDNKPPQGLAILHEGKVVCFFSYETDLGNGWEDKSVHNDPEEVRQEALKMGANILQFAFSSY; translated from the coding sequence ATGAAAAAACTGCTCATTTTACTTCTATTGCCATTCCTAAGTTCTGCCCAATTAAAAATAGCAAAACTAAAATATGGGGGAGGGGGAGATTGGTATGCCAATAAGACGGCTTTACCAAACCTCATCAAATTCTTTAATCAAAACCTAAAAGGTAATATATACCCGGAAGAAGACATAGTAGAAGTAGGAGACAGAAAGATCTTCCAATATCCCTATATCTATATGACGGGCCACGGGAATGTAGTTTTTACACCTAGAGAAGCCGAAAATCTCAGAAACTACCTCTTATCCGGAGGTTTCCTGCATATAGATGATAACTATGGAATGAATGAATTTATACGGAGAGAAATGAAAAAAGTTTTTCCGGAATACAACTTCGTAGAACTACCTTTCAATCACCCCATCTATCATCAGAAATATAGTTTTCCTAACGGGATTCCTAAGATTCATGAACATGACAACAAACCTCCACAAGGCTTGGCCATACTTCATGAAGGTAAAGTAGTGTGCTTCTTTTCTTACGAAACAGACTTAGGGAATGGCTGGGAAGACAAGTCGGTACATAATGATCCTGAGGAAGTAAGACAAGAAGCATTAAAGATGGGAGCTAACATTCTGCAGTTTGCATTTAGTTCCTATTGA
- the tnpA gene encoding IS66 family insertion sequence element accessory protein TnpA, with translation MSTEEKRERMLSLVEDWKASGLTQKAFGLLHGINVSTLRYWVFKSKEQEAGSRGFMPSGSAVKGEQIEIIYPTGVRLKVPRSESH, from the coding sequence ATGAGCACAGAAGAAAAAAGAGAGAGGATGCTTTCGCTGGTTGAGGATTGGAAAGCGAGTGGATTGACCCAAAAAGCATTTGGCCTATTGCACGGGATCAACGTTTCGACCTTGCGTTACTGGGTCTTCAAGTCCAAGGAACAGGAAGCCGGTAGCAGAGGTTTTATGCCCTCCGGATCAGCTGTGAAAGGGGAACAAATAGAGATTATCTATCCTACGGGGGTGAGGCTGAAAGTACCGCGATCAGAAAGCCACTGA
- a CDS encoding NmrA family NAD(P)-binding protein — protein MILVTGATGGLGKAITKALGTHPHLKGSTRGLGDRITNFDENLDFSGVTKLMLISTMSADRFRQHKNAIDAAKDQGVKHIYYTSTALRDIRSSNVKDLMISHFQTEEYLKASGLKYTILRNTMYAEALNSFIKPEDRNIELPVGNGKVPFALREELGEAIAQLLLEDHENKTYNLVGDRFYSFQDIATQIGKAKDYEVIFEHKEKHYPELPPVLQYLFEGTLKDIREGQYEVSEFITVGQILKRESASLNEMLGSIGIIS, from the coding sequence ATGATTTTAGTAACAGGAGCCACAGGAGGATTAGGAAAAGCCATTACAAAAGCATTAGGAACACACCCCCATCTAAAAGGTAGTACAAGGGGATTAGGAGATCGTATCACAAATTTTGATGAGAATTTAGATTTCTCAGGCGTTACAAAATTGATGCTTATATCCACCATGTCAGCAGATAGGTTCAGACAGCATAAAAACGCTATAGATGCCGCTAAAGACCAAGGGGTAAAGCACATCTACTATACCAGTACCGCACTAAGAGATATACGAAGTTCAAACGTCAAAGATTTAATGATTAGCCATTTTCAAACAGAAGAATATTTGAAGGCTAGTGGCTTGAAATATACCATCCTACGCAATACTATGTATGCTGAGGCACTAAACTCCTTTATCAAGCCGGAAGATAGAAATATTGAATTACCTGTAGGGAATGGAAAAGTACCCTTTGCCCTTAGAGAAGAACTTGGCGAAGCCATAGCTCAACTACTACTGGAAGATCACGAAAATAAAACTTACAATTTAGTAGGAGATAGGTTTTATAGCTTTCAGGATATTGCAACGCAAATTGGTAAAGCGAAGGATTACGAAGTTATCTTTGAACACAAAGAAAAGCATTACCCTGAACTTCCACCTGTCCTACAGTACTTATTCGAAGGTACACTCAAAGACATCCGTGAGGGTCAATACGAGGTTTCTGAATTCATCACTGTAGGACAGATTTTAAAGAGAGAATCCGCCTCTTTAAACGAAATGCTAGGTAGCATTGGCATCATTTCTTGA
- the rimM gene encoding ribosome maturation factor RimM (Essential for efficient processing of 16S rRNA): MQKSECFSLGKITKTHALKGEVIIYLDVDYPEEYEDLEAIFLDIKGQLVPYIVEELQIKGKKSILKLEDINSIDDAYKIVNCDVYLPLTALPALKGNQFYYHEVIGFEIFDTNTQSTVGKLKAIYESTGQDLFAIDMDEKEVLIPIVDEFIKKVDRENQSIHVQLPDGLIDVYTKE; this comes from the coding sequence ATGCAAAAATCAGAATGTTTTTCCCTAGGAAAGATCACCAAAACTCACGCCTTAAAAGGTGAGGTTATCATTTATTTAGATGTAGATTACCCGGAAGAGTATGAAGATCTGGAAGCCATATTCTTGGATATCAAGGGCCAGCTAGTCCCTTATATCGTAGAAGAACTTCAAATCAAAGGCAAGAAATCCATACTCAAGCTGGAAGATATCAACTCCATTGATGATGCCTATAAGATTGTCAATTGTGACGTTTACTTGCCTTTAACGGCTTTACCGGCATTGAAAGGAAACCAATTTTATTACCATGAGGTGATAGGATTTGAAATCTTTGATACCAATACCCAAAGTACCGTTGGAAAATTAAAGGCCATTTACGAAAGTACAGGACAGGACCTTTTTGCCATAGACATGGACGAGAAGGAAGTGCTTATCCCCATCGTAGATGAATTTATCAAAAAGGTAGACCGAGAAAATCAAAGTATTCATGTTCAATTACCTGACGGACTAATAGACGTCTATACAAAAGAATGA